The Streptomyces sp. DH-12 genome has a window encoding:
- a CDS encoding site-specific integrase, with protein MGSFARALEDFFTLHHLALPTDQAERLAAGRRQRRIEAVPELLRQAVVAFDTSRMRAQDRARRAGTRPRSNHTLETALATLRDLALFLVDERNKNAWALVDVHDVEAFLSTLPKGRKRRLTVLRQFFRFARSQKMLLVDPTRELVAKETNSFRGQTLALDQQRELFRRWTTDSHVHPHEAVMGMLALLHGASSSEMRILKTDDIDQQAHTVRLGKRPHPVPLDPASWTVLQRCLAHREAWPTSNPHVMVTKGTKAGRSPASTAYLSHVLDDCGYPPRMIRSTRLVDLVNTMDPKLVAAAFGMDPQATLVYLSDHIDPGRLPDQHQ; from the coding sequence ATGGGCTCCTTCGCCCGCGCACTCGAGGACTTCTTCACCCTCCACCACCTGGCACTGCCCACTGACCAGGCCGAACGGCTCGCCGCCGGCCGACGGCAACGACGCATCGAGGCCGTCCCCGAACTGCTGCGGCAAGCCGTCGTCGCCTTCGACACCTCCCGGATGCGGGCCCAGGACCGAGCCCGCCGAGCGGGCACCCGCCCTCGCAGCAACCACACCCTGGAGACAGCCCTGGCCACCCTGCGTGACCTCGCTCTCTTCCTGGTCGACGAACGGAACAAGAACGCCTGGGCCCTCGTCGACGTGCACGATGTCGAAGCCTTCCTGTCCACCCTGCCCAAGGGACGCAAGCGGCGGCTGACCGTGCTGCGGCAGTTCTTTCGCTTCGCCCGGTCCCAGAAGATGCTGCTGGTCGACCCCACCCGCGAGCTGGTCGCGAAGGAGACGAACAGCTTCCGCGGCCAGACCCTCGCCCTCGACCAGCAGCGCGAGCTGTTCAGGCGGTGGACAACCGACAGCCACGTGCACCCGCACGAAGCAGTGATGGGCATGCTCGCTCTGCTGCATGGCGCCTCCAGCTCCGAGATGCGGATACTGAAGACCGACGACATCGACCAGCAGGCCCATACTGTCCGGCTGGGGAAGCGGCCCCATCCCGTCCCGCTGGACCCCGCCTCCTGGACCGTGCTGCAACGCTGCCTGGCCCACCGCGAGGCATGGCCGACATCCAACCCGCACGTGATGGTCACCAAAGGAACCAAGGCCGGGCGAAGCCCGGCCTCAACTGCCTATCTTTCCCACGTCCTTGACGACTGCGGATACCCGCCCCGAATGATCCGCAGCACCCGCCTCGTCGACCTGGTGAACACCATGGACCCCAAGCTCGTCGCCGCCGCCTTCGGCATGGACCCGCAGGCCACCCTCGTCTACCTTTCTGATCACATCGACCCAGGGCGTCTGCCCGACCAGCACCAGTAG
- the istB gene encoding IS21-like element helper ATPase IstB: MTGPHHNLTEPASHAAIDTACRVLRLPTMRSQFPDLVTRAERERMSYRGFLAELLMAECEERDRRRSERRIRAAGFPRQKWLSDFDYTANPNVEPAVVNNLATCEWVRKGEPLCLIGDSGTGKSHLLIGLGAAAAMAGYRVRYALAAKLVNELVEAADEKQLTKTIARYGRVDLLCIDELGYLELDRRGAEMLFQVLTEREEKNSVAIASNESFSKAHMFRRIRARWCRNVTGSSCGSPGTRRRPSLGLPSVGGLRRDHARPGARLPRGWAARRSPVPTSPPRGPGAGTR; encoded by the coding sequence ATGACCGGCCCGCACCACAATCTGACCGAGCCCGCCTCGCATGCCGCGATCGACACCGCCTGCCGGGTCCTGCGGCTGCCGACCATGCGGTCCCAGTTCCCCGACCTGGTCACCCGGGCAGAACGGGAACGCATGTCCTACCGGGGTTTCCTTGCCGAGCTGCTGATGGCCGAGTGCGAGGAACGTGACCGGCGCCGCTCGGAGCGGCGGATCCGGGCGGCCGGCTTCCCCCGTCAGAAGTGGCTGTCCGACTTCGACTACACCGCCAACCCGAACGTCGAGCCCGCGGTGGTCAACAACCTCGCGACCTGCGAATGGGTCCGCAAGGGCGAGCCGCTCTGCCTGATCGGCGACTCCGGCACCGGCAAGTCGCACTTGCTGATCGGCCTGGGCGCCGCTGCTGCCATGGCCGGCTACCGGGTTCGTTACGCGCTGGCCGCGAAACTCGTCAACGAGCTCGTCGAGGCCGCCGACGAGAAACAGCTGACCAAGACGATCGCCCGCTACGGACGCGTCGACCTTCTCTGCATCGACGAACTCGGCTATCTCGAGCTCGACCGCCGCGGCGCGGAGATGCTGTTCCAGGTCCTGACCGAACGCGAGGAGAAGAACAGCGTCGCCATCGCCTCGAACGAGTCGTTCAGCAAAGCGCACATGTTCCGGCGAATACGTGCCAGGTGGTGCCGAAACGTCACGGGTTCATCTTGCGGAAGTCCTGGTACTCGTCGCAGACCAAGCCTTGGTTTACCCAGCGTTGGGGGTCTGCGGCGAGATCACGCTCGGCCAGGTGCAAGGCTTCCTCGGGGGTGGGCAGCAAGGCGATCTCCCGTCCCCACGTCTCCTCCTCGGGGTCCAGGGGCGGGAACTCGGTGA
- the istA gene encoding IS21 family transposase — protein sequence MDVSKDELFLRIRRDSWHEGLSVRALARKYRVHRRLVREALSSPAPRPRKTPVRPLPKLDPFKKTIDEWLLADLEAPPKQRHTVQRILSRLQQERGADLAYSTVWDYVSRRRKEITEAAGAVPTAGFVIRHNRLGMDAEADFGEAWVDIAGERTKCYLFTFRLAYSGKAVHRITTSCGQEAFLDGHLHAFRTLGGVPGGQIRYDNLSPAVSRVIRRSRSREEHPRWTAFRQHYGFTPFYCEPGLRGAHEKGGVEGQVGYFRRNYLTPVPRVESLDELNAAFAQFERAEEGRRIGMRI from the coding sequence GTGGATGTGTCGAAGGACGAGTTGTTCCTGCGGATCCGGCGGGACTCCTGGCACGAGGGTTTGTCGGTCCGTGCTCTGGCCCGGAAGTACCGGGTGCATCGTCGGCTGGTGCGGGAGGCGTTGTCGTCGCCCGCGCCGAGGCCGCGGAAGACGCCGGTGAGGCCGTTACCGAAGCTTGACCCGTTCAAGAAGACCATCGATGAGTGGCTGCTGGCCGATCTGGAGGCGCCGCCGAAGCAGCGGCACACGGTTCAGCGGATTTTGAGCCGGCTGCAGCAGGAGCGTGGGGCGGACCTGGCTTACAGCACGGTCTGGGACTACGTCTCGCGGCGGCGGAAGGAGATCACGGAGGCCGCTGGGGCGGTGCCGACGGCGGGGTTCGTGATTCGTCACAACCGGCTGGGCATGGACGCCGAGGCCGATTTCGGCGAGGCGTGGGTGGACATTGCGGGTGAGCGCACGAAGTGTTACCTGTTCACGTTCCGGCTGGCCTACTCGGGCAAGGCGGTCCACCGGATCACGACGTCGTGCGGGCAGGAAGCCTTCCTGGACGGCCATCTGCATGCTTTCCGCACGCTGGGTGGTGTCCCTGGAGGGCAGATCCGTTACGACAATCTGTCACCGGCGGTGTCTCGGGTGATCCGGCGGAGCCGGTCGCGGGAGGAGCATCCGCGCTGGACGGCGTTTCGCCAGCATTACGGTTTCACCCCTTTCTACTGCGAGCCGGGACTGCGTGGGGCTCATGAGAAGGGAGGGGTGGAGGGGCAGGTCGGCTACTTCCGCCGGAACTACCTCACGCCGGTTCCGCGGGTGGAGTCGCTGGACGAGCTCAACGCCGCGTTCGCGCAGTTCGAGCGGGCGGAGGAGGGACGGCGGATCGGAATGCGGATCTGA